A portion of the Lentimicrobiaceae bacterium genome contains these proteins:
- the coaE gene encoding dephospho-CoA kinase (Dephospho-CoA kinase (CoaE) performs the final step in coenzyme A biosynthesis.): MLKVGITGGIGSGKSTVCRVFSVLGIPVFNADVEAGRLQNEDPQIGTELIGIFGSDIYSAEGLLNRKMLASIVFNDRGLLEKLNSIIHPAVHREFEKWSARNSDFPYVIYEAAILFETGSFRNFDFTILVVADEQERIERVSKRDHSRPEDVVQRMNNQMMDKEKIKMADFVIENNDNQLIISQILILDQLLKSKNHVWKMDR; encoded by the coding sequence ATGCTGAAGGTTGGAATTACAGGTGGTATTGGAAGCGGAAAATCGACTGTTTGCAGAGTTTTCAGTGTACTGGGTATACCTGTATTCAATGCCGACGTTGAAGCCGGAAGATTACAAAATGAAGATCCCCAAATTGGCACAGAATTGATTGGAATATTCGGATCAGATATTTATTCTGCGGAAGGATTGTTGAACCGTAAGATGCTGGCTTCCATCGTTTTTAATGACCGTGGACTACTGGAGAAACTCAATAGTATTATTCATCCTGCTGTGCATAGGGAATTTGAGAAATGGAGTGCCAGAAATTCAGATTTCCCCTATGTTATTTACGAAGCAGCTATTCTTTTTGAAACCGGAAGTTTTCGTAACTTCGATTTCACCATATTGGTCGTTGCTGATGAACAGGAACGAATTGAACGTGTTTCAAAAAGAGATCATTCAAGACCTGAAGATGTCGTGCAACGAATGAACAATCAAATGATGGATAAAGAAAAAATAAAAATGGCTGATTTTGTAATAGAAAACAATGATAATCAGCTTATTATTTCACAAATTTTAATATTGGATCAACTTTTAAAGTCGAAGAATCATGTTTGGAAAATGGATAGGTAG